DNA sequence from the Nesterenkonia lutea genome:
CGCCGCGGGCCAGCCGACGATCGCGCTCGCCGAGCATCCGGTCACGAGCACCGACCCCGTGCTCGGAGTCGTGGTGCGAGAGGATCTTGCCCTGGTCGCGCAGCTGCGTGCAGGCGCGCAGGTCAGATTTCAGGCCGTGGATCCCGAATCGCTGGGGGCCGTGCGGCCTCGATGAGACAATGATCGACGACGCGGTGCGCTCGCCCCAGACACCGAGACCGGATCCGACGCCGGCGTCCCTGCACCCCTCATCAAGGAGTCCATCATCGCTGCCGAGTCTCCCCACTCCCAGACCAGTCCCCAGGGTGACGTGACGGCCGAAGAGTCGATCCACGATGCTCCGACCCCGCCCGAGGCGCGGCGCACCTCCATACCGGGAAACCTGGTCCGTGGCGCGCTCATCGGTGCGGTGGAGACCGTCCCCGGGGTCTCCGGGGGCACCGTGGCGCTCGTGGTCGGGATCTACCGCCAGCTCATCGATTCCGCCTCGCATGTGGTCTCCGCAGGTCGGACGCTGATCACCGGCCCGGACCGCTGGGCCGGATTCAGGCACCACCTCAGGCTGGTGGACTGGAAGATCATCATCCCAGTGATGCTCGGCATGATCATCACGGTCTTCACCGTGGCGGGACCGATGTCCACCGCGGTGGAGACCTACCCCGTGCTGACCCGCGCCACGTTCTTCGGCATGGTGCTCGCCTCGATCGCAGTGCCGCTGCGCATGGCTCTGGAGGACCGGGAAGGTCCCCTCCGCATGCGGCACATCCTGGCCGGAATCCTCGCGGCGGCGGTGGTCTTCTGGCTCGTCTCACTCCCGCCGACCTCCGTTGAGCCCTCCTGGTACGTGATCCTTCCCGCCGCCGCGATCGCCGTCTCGGCGCTGCTGCTTCCCGGGCTCTCCGGATCCTTCCTGCTGCTGACCTTCGGTCTGTACGAGCCCACCCTGCGCGCCGCCTCCGAGTTTGACCTCGGCTACCTGGGCATCTTCGCGCTGGGTCTCGCGATAGGGCTGGTCGCGATCGTCAAGGGGCTGAAGTGGCTGTTGGATCATCACCATCGGATCACCATGGTGGTGCTCACCGGTGTCATGATCGGTGCGCTTCGCACGCTGTGGCCCTGGCAGGACGAAGGCCGTGGACTGCAGGGACCGGGGGATGAGCTCGGTCTGGTGCTGCTGCTGGGGGCCGCAGGCTTCGCCGTCGTGCTGGTGCTCGTGCTGCTGGACTACCGGCTCTCCCGGCGCCAGATGCGCTGACAGCGCCTCGGCGGGGCGGTTCCTCCCTCGAGCACACCGGCCCTTGCCCGTGCGGAAACCCTGCGGGATGGTGAAGCCACTATGGACGAGGCTCTTGAACGTGACTGCGTGATCGCCGGAGGAGGACCGGCGGGCATGGTCCTGGGCCTCATCCTGGCCCGGGCCGGTCTCCGCGTCACGGTGCTGGAGAAGCACGAAGACTTCCTCCGCGACTTCCGTGGGGACACCGTTCACCCGTCGACTCTCACACTTCTGGGCGAACTCGGGCTGCGTGAGCGGTTCCTGGCGCTGCCGGTCACCGCTCTGAGCACCCTGGACGGTGTCATCGAAGGTCAGCGGATCACCCTCGTCGACTTCGGCGCGCTCCCGAGCCCTGACGATTTCCTCGTGATGGTCCCGCAGTGGGACTTTCTGAACTTCCTGGCCCGTGAGGCGCGGAGGCTGCCCACCTTCGAGCTGCGGATGGGCACCGAAGCGACTGGCCTGCTCCACGAGGACGAAGATCGGCAGCCCCTTGAGGAGAAGGCGTGGGACGTCGACGCCGCGGTCCGAGGTCTGCGCGCGACCTCGCCTTCCGGGGTGCTGGAGATCCGCGCGACTCTGACGGTGGCTGCGGACGGTCGAGACTCTGGGCTGCGCCGCGCGGCGGGCCTGATTCCCGAGGAATCAGGAGTGCCCATCGATGTGCTCTGGTTCAGCCTTCCGAAACCCCCCGATCCGACGCCCCCCACTCTGGGTCACCTCTCCTCAGCCGGGATGGTGCTCACGATCGATCGCGGGGACAGCTGCCAGTCGGGTCTGATCATCAAGAAGGGCGAGTTCACCCAGATGCGGCGTGCGGGGCTGGATGCCTTCCATGCTCGGCTCACTCAGGCCGCTCCGGTGCTGGGCCCGGTGGTGGGCACTCTGACCGAGTGGAGGCAGGTCAAGCTGCTCACGGTGCAGATGAACAGGCTCCCGCACTGGTACCGCCCCGGCTTCATCGCCATCGGGGACGCCGCCCACGCGATGTCACCGATGTTCGGTGTGGGGGTCAACTTTGCGATCCAGGACGCGGTCGCGCTGGCCAATGCGATCGTGCCCGACCTTCGCCGGGGTGCAGCACCCGTCCGGACCCTCGCCCGCGTCCAGTCCCGCCGGGAGAGACCTGTGAAGGTCATGCAACGGATCCAGGGCCGAGGGCACCGGGTGATCGCCCGTTCCACCACGGGACGCCGAGTCCTTCCGCGTCCCATGGTGGCTCTGATCCGCCTCGCCTCACCGGCGCTTCGCCGTGTGGCCGCCCACGTCATCGGACAGGGGCTGTTCCCGGAACATGTGCACACCGGCTCCGTCACACCGAGGGGCGGGCACGGCGAGGTCGGAGGGGTTCCTGAAACGTGGTCGAAAACACGCCTGTGGCACAATGAAGGAAACTGAATCAATGCCACGTCCCCTGTGTGGGAGAGTCCGGCCGGTGTCCACGGAGCGCAGAGCTTCTGCAGACACCCGGGTCGGCGCCGAAGGAGCAATATCCTCCCCGGGAACCTCTCAGGCACTCAGTACCGTGCAGGGGTGGCAACTCTGGAAAGCAGCACGTCAGGTCCCCGGCCCGACGCGCTCACCCAAGGTGCAAGCCGGTCCGAGCCGTCCAGGCGGCGGTGACCGGTGAATCTCTCAGGTCCATCACAGAGCGGGGGAGGAACCCTTGTCATCTCCATGCCTGGAAGGTTCCTCCATGACCGCGACATCTGAACTGCTTCGCTCCAGCCTCGCTCCCGACGTCACCGAGTTCTCCGCGCGGCACATCGGTCCCACCTCCGAGACGGCGGCCACCATGCTGGCGACCCTGGGCTACGAGAGTCTGTCAGACCTGGTCGACGCCGCAGTGCCCGAGGCCATCCGTCAGCCGACTCCGCTGAACCTGCCGGAGGCGCTGACCGAGGCTGAGACCCTGGCGGCTCTGCGCGGGTACGCCGGCAGAAACCTGCCGCACGCGCAGATGATCGGACAGGGCTTCTACGACACCCACACTCCTCAGGTGATCCTGCGCAATGTGCTGCAGAATCCCGCCTGGTACACCGCATACACCCCGTACCAGCCAGAGATCTCCCAGGGCCGGCTCGAAGCGCTGCTGAACTTCCAGACCATGGTCGCGGACCTCACGGGGCTGGACATCGCCAACGCCTCTCTGCTGGATGAGGCTTCAGCCGTCGCCGAGGCGATCCTGCTGATGCGCCGCGGCAACAAGAAGCTCGCCACCGCGAAGATCGTGCTCGACTCCGACATCTTCCCGCAGACCCGCGCCGTGGTCACCGGCCGGGCCGAGGCGCTGGGGATCCAGATCGAGACCGCCGACATCGCCGCAGACGGACTGCCCGCTGGTGAGATCTGCGGGCTCGTGCTGCAGCAGCCCGCTGACTCCGGCGCCGTCGTCGATCACCGCCAGGTCATCGCTGAGGCCAAGGAGCGGGGCGCCCTGGTCACCATCGCCGCGGACCTGCTTGCGCTGACCCTGATCACCCCGCCCGGGGAACAGGGTGCTGACATCGCGGTGGGCAGCTCCCAGCGCTTCGGCGTCCCGCTGTTCTTCGGCGGACCCCATGCCGCGTTCATGGCAGTGAAGGCCGGGCTGCAGCGTCAGCTCCCCGGCCGGCTCGTCGGCGTCTCCAAGGATGCCGAGGGCCGCCCCGGCTACCGGCTGGCGCTGCAGACCCGCGAGCAGCACATCCGGCGCGAGAAGGCCACCTCGAACATCTGCACCGCGCAGGCGCTGCTCGCCGTGGCGGCCTCGATGTACGCCGTCTACCACGGCCCGGAGGGACTGGCCCGGATCGCGAAGCGCGTCCACCGCCACGCCCGCACCCTCGCGCAGACGCTGCGCGGCGCCGGCCACCAGCTGATCACGGAGTCCTTCTTCGACACCGTCCAGGTGCGGCTCGATTCACACGCCGCGGCGGAGGAGGTCATCGCCGCGGCCGAGCGTGCCGGGATCAACCTGCGCCGGGCGGGCGAGGACATCGTCGGCATCTCGTCGGATGAGACGACGACGCCGTCGCAGCTGAGCTCGGTGCTCAAGGCCTTCGGCGTCACCGAGCCCACCGGAGTCACCGAGGCAGCTGGGGCCGCTGAGGTGGCCGGCGAGGAGCAGAGCTTCGCCTTCCCGGCGGAGCTGGCCCGGACCTCGGAGTTCATGACCCATCCGATCTTCCATGAGGTCCGTTCCGAGACGCAGATGATGCGCTACCTGCGGCGGCTCTCCGACCGGGACCTGGCTCTGGACCGCACCATGATCCCGCTGGGCTCCTGCACCATGAAGCTCAACGCGGCCACCGAGATGGAAGCGATCTCCTGGCCCGAGTTCGCCGGGATCCACCCCTACGCTCCGGCGCCGCAGACCATCGGCTGGCGTGAGCTGATCGCTGATCTGGAGTCCCGGCTCGCCGAGGTCACTGGATACGCCGCGGTGTCCATCCAGCCCAACGCGGGCTCCCAGGGGGAGTACGCCGGGCTGCTCGCCATCCGGCAGTACCACCTCGCCCAGGGGGACGCCGCCCGGGACATCTGCCTGATACCGGCCTCGGCCCACGGCACCAACGCCTCCTCAGCGGTGCTGGCCGGTCTGCAGGTCGTGGTCGTCGCAACCGCCGAAGACGGCACGATCGACATGGCCGATCTCCAGGCCAAGATCGGCGCCCACCCGGACCGGATCGCCGCGATCATGCTCACCTACCCCTCCACGCACGGAGTCTATGAGGCCGAGGTGCGCGAGGTCTGCTCCACCGTCCACTCCGCCGGGGGACAGGTCTACATCGACGGGGCCAACCTCAACGCGCTGGTCGGTCTCGCCCAGCCCGGCGAGTTCGGCGGAGACGTCTCACACCTGAACCTGCACAAGACCTTCTGCATCCCGCACGGCGGCGGCGGTCCCGGGGTCGGCCCAGTAGCCGTGGCCGAACACCTCAAGCCCTTCCTGCCCAGCACCTCGGTCGGTGCCGCCTGGGCGACCGGAGAGCATGAGGGAGAAGGCCGCGACGGCGCCCCCGTCACCTCCACGCCCTTCGGCTCCGCGGGGGTGCTGCCGATCTCCTGGGCATACCTGGCGATGATGGGCTCCGAGGGCCTGACCAGCGCCACCGCCCATGCGCTGCTGAGCGCGAACTACATCGCTGCGCGGCTGAAGGACCATTTCCCGATCCTCTACACCGGCGAGCGCGGGCTGATCGCCCACGAGTGCATCCTTGACCTGCGTGAGCTCACCAAGGCCTCCGGGATCACCGCGGAGGATGTCTGCAAGCGGCTCATCGACTACGGCTTCCACGCCCCGACGCTGGCGTTCCCCGTGACGGGCACGCTGATGGTGGAGCCCACCGAGTCCGAGGACCTGGCCGAGATCGATCGATTCATCGAGGCGATGATCGGCGTGCGGGCCGAGATCCAGGACATCATCGACGAGAAGCTGACTGCCGCGCAGTCGCCGCTGCGCCTGGCGCCGCATCCGGCCGCCGTCGTCGCCGGGGACGACTGGGACCGGGCCTATCCGCGGCAGCAGGCCGCCTTCCCTGTGAAGAACCTGCTCCAGGACAAGTACTTCCCCCCGGTGAGCCGGATCGACGGCGCCCATGGCGACCGCAACCTGGTCTGCTCCTGCCCGCCGCCGGAAGCCTTCGAACTCGAGGAGAGCACCGCATGAGAGAGACAGCGCTTACTGCCGCCCATGCGGAACTGGGAGCCAGCTTCACCGACTTCGGCGGGTGGAAGATGCCGCTGAAATACAGCTCCGAACTGGAGGAGCACCACGCGGTGCGGCGCACCGCCGGGCTCTTTGATCTCTCCCACATGGGCGAGATCCGGATCATCGGGCCCGACGCCGCCACCTTTCTGAACACGGCCCTGGTCGGGAACTTGGCCGCGGTGAAGATCGGCAGGGCCAAGTACTCGCTGATCTGCCGTCAGGACGGCGGAATCCTGGACGATCTGATCGCCTACCGGATCGACGAGAACGAGTTCCTGCTCGTCCCCAACGCCTCGAACCGGGACGTGGTGGCCGCGGCGCTGACCGAACGTGCCGCCGCTGGCTTCGACGTCGAGGTCTGGGATGAATCCGAGGGCATCAGTCTGATCGCTGTTCAGGGGCCGGCGTCTGAGACGATCATCAGTTCGGTGGTGCGGGCCAATGAGACCTTCCTGGTGGAGGAGCTCGGTTACTACGCCTTCACCACGGTGACCATCGGCGGCGATGAGATCCTGCTCGCTCGCACCGGCTACACCGGAGAGGACGGCTTCGAGCTCTTCCTGCCCAATGACAAGGCTGGGGCTCTGTGGCTGGCCCTCCTCGAGGCTGGATCCGACCACGGTCTGGTCCCGTGCGGGCTGGCCTGCCGGGATTCGCTGCGCCTGGAAGCGGGGATGCCGCTCTACGGCAATGAGCTCTCCACCGAACGGGTCAGCTTCGAAGCCGGACTGCCGGTGGTGTCCTTCTCCAAGGAGGAGGATTTCATCGGACGTGCCGCGCTGGAAACGGCTAAAGCCGAAGGACGAGGCAAGACCTCGGGCCAGCGGCTCGTGGGGCTCAAGGGCCTGGGCAAGCGCGCCGGGCGCAGCGGCTATCCGGTGTTGGCCACTGAGGGGGAGAAGGCCGGCGTCACCGTGGGGGCGGTGACCTCCGGGCTGCCGAGCCCGACGCTGGGACACCCGATCGCCATGGCCTACGTGGACATCGATCAGACCGAACCCGGCACCCGCCTGGATATAGATCTGCGGGGCAAGCCGCAGCCCTTCGAAGTGGTCCCCCTGCCCTTCTACGCCCGTGAGCGCTGACCGCCGCTTCAGGATTCGAGGCCTCCCATGACCATCAGCATCTTTGACCTTCTCCGGGTGGGGATCGGTCCCTCCTCCTCCCACACCGTGGGGCCCATGCGAGCTGCTCGACGGTTCGTGATGGAACAGCTCTGCGCGACTGGAGCCCTGGACACGACCGCGTCCCTGCGCGTGGACCTCTACGGCTCGCTCTCAGCCACCGGGCGCGGCCACGGCACCTTCACCGCGGTCCTGCTGGGCCTCGAGGGCTGGGACCCGGAGAGAATCCTGCCCGAGCAGGTGGATTCGCGGCTTGCCGCGATGCAGGCCTCCGGCACCATCCAGCTCGCCGCTCAGCAGGACGACGACGGCGCGCAGCGCCATGCGGGCGGCCGGGAGATCGCCCTGCGCGTAGAGGACATCGTGCAGCGGCCGCTGACCGTCCTGGACCGGCACACCAACGCCATGACCCTCACCGCGCAGGACGCCCAGGGGCAGGAGCTGGCCAAGGAGACCTACTACTCCATCGGCGGGGGCTTCGTGCTCTCCGAGTCCGACGCGGTCGCCTCCGACGCCTCGCTCGGAGAGGCGCTCGCCACCGAGGACGCGACCGTTCCCTACCCGTTCACCACAGGCGCTGAACTGATGGACCACTGTGCCCGTTCGGGGCTTCCGGTCTCCCGTCTCATGATGGCCAATGAACGCGCCCTGCACCGTGCCCGCCACGGCGGCACCGAGGAAGAGGCGGAGAAGGACATCACGGCGAAGGTGCTGCACCTGTGGCAGGTGATGGAGGACTGCAAGAACTCCGCGCTGGAGCGTGAAGGCAGCCTCCCCGGCGGACTCAAGGTGCGCCGTCGTGCTCCTGACTGGCATGACCGGATGTGGAAGGACGATCCAGGCCGGACCCACGCGTACTGGCAGGAGTGGGTCAATCTGGTGGCGCTCGCGGTCAATGAGGAGAATGCCTCCGGAGGTCGGGTGGTCACCGCGCCCACGAACGGGGCGGCCGGCATCATCCCCGCGGTGGGCTTCTACGCGACACACTACGGTCCCGGTGCCAGCTACGCGGGGGAGGAGGACCGTGAGGACATTGCGGTGCGCTTCCTGCTCACCGCCGCCGCAGTCGGCGTGCTCTATAAGGAGCAGGCCTCGATCTCGGGAGCCGAGGTCGGCTGCCAGGGCGAAGTCGGATCAGCCTCCTCGATGGCGGCCGCGGGGCTCTGCGAGGTGCTCGGCGGCACTCCGAAGCAGGTGGAGAACGCCGCCGAGATCGCCATGGAGCACAACCTCGGACTGACCTGTGATCCGATCGGTGGACTGGTGCAGGTGCCCTGCATCGAACGCAACGCCATGGGGGCGACCAAGGCCGTGAACGCCGCGTGCATGGCGCTGATGGGCGACGGCGATCACCGAGTCTCCCTGGATGAGGTCATCGTGACCATGCGGGAGACCGGCAGAGACATGTCCTCGAAGTACAAGGAGACCGCGATGGGCGGGCTGGCGGTCAACGTCGTGGAGTGCTGAGCGCCCGGTTCCGCTCCTCGCCGCCGGCCGGCCTAGGCGAAGGCTGAGTAGCCCGTCAGGTCACGTCCGATGATCAGGCTCTGCACGGACTCGGTGCCCTCATAGGTGTGGATGGCCTCGATGTCGGCCATGTGGCGGGGGACCTTGTTCTTCAGCAGGATTCCATTGCCGCCGAGCATGTCCCGGGCGACCTGGGCGATCGCCCGCGCCTTCCGCGTGTTGTGATATTTCGCCAGTGAGGCCTGGGGGCCGGTGAGCGTGCCAGCCATGTCCCGCTCGGTCACCTGGCGCACATGCAGCTGCATGGAGGTCAGCTCGGAGACCATCCAGGTCAGCCGCTCCTGGACCAGTTGAAAGCTGGCCAGCGGACGGCTGAACTGTTCGCGCTGCTTGGAGTAGCTCAGGGCCGCCTCGACCAGGGCTGAGGCATGGCCGACGGCGGACCAGGCCACCCCCAGCCGAGTGGCGAAGAGAACCTTGGAAGCGTCCTTGAAGGTCTTCGAGCCGGGCAGGACGGCATGGGCGGGGACCTCGAGGTCCTCGTACTGGATCAGCGCCTGATGGATGGCGCGCAGAGAGGCCTTGCCCTGGATGACCTCGGCCTTGTACCCGCGGGTCGCCTGGTCCACCAGGAAGCAGCGGACATTGCCGTCGTGGATGCCGCCGAGGACCCGCGCCCAGGTGAAGGTGAGACCTCCCGAGGCGCCGTTGCCGATCCACTTCTTGGCGCCGTTGAGGACGTAGTAGCCGGAGTCATCGTCCCCGACCAGCTGCGCCGTGGTCTCAAGAGAGACGGAGTCGGAGCCGTGAGTGGGCTCGGTCAGCGCGAAGGACCCCAGCGTCTCAGCGCTGGCCAGCTTCATCAGATGCTCCGCCTTCTGGTCCTCCGAGCCGAAGTACGCCAGTGTGCGCAGCGCCAGGCCTCCCTGGACCGCCAGGGCAGTGCCCAGTGAGCCGTCCGCCCGCGAGGTCTCCATGTTCACCAGACCCGCGGCCATGGGGGAGAGCGTCTCCATCCCTGCTTCGCTCACATCCACACCGTCTGTGAGAAGTCCCAGCGAGCCGGCCCTGCGCACGAGGTCCAGCGGGTACTCCGCGTGCTCCCAGTGCTGGGCCATGCGGGTCTCCAGGCCGGCGGAGAATTCACGGGCCTGCGCCCACCACTTGCGGTCTGACTCAGGGAGGTCGTGGAAGACACCGTAATAGTCCAGGCCCTGAGCGGTGGAGACGTCGTAGACGGGATCGACGGAGGCATCGGGAGCATGATGTGTCATGGCACACATGTTACTCGATAGTCACAAGCCTTCGTGCCTTAGTTGCATCTCCGAACTGTGGACCAAAGTCCACTGGCGCGGGGTGATCGCTCCCCGAATAATAGTCAGTGGACGTGCAGCAGTGGTGCACGATTCAGGGAGAAGCATTGGCCTTGAGGCGCTCCGAGTTACGGTGCAAGGGTTCGGAGCAGAGCCTCGGCTGGTGTTAGTGCTCGGGCGGTGGGAACGGCACCGCCCGAGCCTCTCTGTGTCAGCGGTCTTTTCTCAGCGCGGAAGCCGCAGCTGAATCCCGGAGACCTGCACGCTCCAGATTCCTTCGGCCGGTGATCCCGCTTCAATGGTGCCTCCGAACGTCGCCGCACGATCCTCCATGCTGATCAGCCCGGTTCCCGACGAAGCATGCTTTGGAGCTGGGGCCTGGAGGGAATCGGTGCGGTTCGTCACGGCGAGGTCCACGGTGGCCTCCTTGACCTCGAGTTCGATGGTGCAGTCATTCGTCGCGTGCCCGCGGGCTCCGTGCTTGACGATATTGGTCGTGCACTCCTGCAGGATGCGGTAGAGACAGGCCTCCACCGACTGCGAGATCGAGCTGAGATCTCCATGCACCGAGGTCTCCACTGTGAATCCAAGGTCTTTCAGCCGCTCAGTGAAGCGTTCCAGCCCTGACTCCAGGTCCAGCTCAGGAGCATCGCCTGGCCCCGACCCGATGATGTTCTCGCGCTGCAGCACCAGCAGCACGCGGCGAAGATCGTGGAGGGCAGCGCTGGCTGACTGAGAGATCTGCGAGAGTGCCGCGGCACGGGACTCAGGAGTCCCCGTGGCCGCCGCGACTTGGGTCTGCATGGAGATGACGGTGAGGTCGTGCGCAAGAATGTCGTGGAGGTCTCGCGCGATGGATCGACGTTCTCCGGCCAGGGCCTCCTCATGGGTCGCCCGCAGTTGGACCAGCTCCCGCTCCGAGGACATGCGAGAGACCAGCTGCTTTCGCGTAGCGAGTCCGATGAAGAACGACAGGGCCATGACAATGGCCGGAACAAGTGCGAAGCCTGCCACTAGGAGCGGATCGCTCTGGGCTAGTCCGACGTTCGCGGCCAACCCGAGGGCCAATACAAGGTACAACAATCGTATAAGACGCGAGCAGTAGACCGCGGTAAGCCCAGAAAACAAGACCACGAGTAGGAGTGTCTCGAATTGTGATTCCAGCAAGGCTCCCAGCACTCCACCTGTCAGCGCCGCAAGTGCGCCCGCCGCAGGGTGCAGCCAGAACAGCGCCACCGCCAGGATCCAAACCAGGTAACCGAATAACAGTGTTGCGCTGAACTCCAGAGTTTCCAGGACCGTCGCCAGCAATACATCTGCGCAGATTCCACCGATGGTGCCTAGCGTCAAGAGATTGAGCAACCGTCGACTGGGAGCAACTTCACTAGACAAGGCCACGCTCAAGGATACGTCACGGCACCGTCAGTGCACTGGCATCAGCATCCGTTGGCAGTGGGAAAGGCGCGACAGATGAAGGAGCGGAAAAAGCTTGCGGCTTCGATGTTTGAAAGATCAAAGAAAGCGATAGCAGTGGTGAGAACGAGGGCGGAGACGAGAGCGATACGGTAGGCAAACAAAGCAAGAGACATTTCTTGTTCCTTTCGGGGGTATACCTTCTGATGTTGAACGTGTTAAATTATAATAAGGTGTGCCTAGATTCAGGCATAGTGGACTTAAGTACCTAATTTATACAGATTCACTCAATTGCGGCATTACTGCCGCCCGAAAGATGCCCGTATCGCCGGGCACGAGCTGGGTTCAGATAAACTAGGACACCGCGCCGGGTATCACAGGCCCAGGTGCCACCGGCCGAGGAAGAACAGGTTCAGCCATGCTCCGTCTCGTCGTTGCAGACGACCACCCGATCATGCGGGCGGCCCTGCGTGCCTATGTCGATTCCGCCCCAGACATGGTCTGTGTGGGCGAAGCGCAGAACGGAATAGAAGTCATCGAACGGGTCCGTGAAGAACGGCCCGACGTGGTGATCATGGACCTGAAGATGCCCAAGATGGGCGGCGTGGAGGCCACGGCAGAGGTCATGGCCATCGCCCCGGAGACCTCGGTCCTGGCGGTGACGACGTTCAGCTCTGAGGGACATGCGCTGCAGGCGCTCAAGGCCGGCGCCAAGGGATACATCGTCAAGGACGCCACGGCGGATCAGGTGCTGGAGGCCATCAGGCAGGTGCACGGCAGCTCAGTGCCGATCTCCCCGGATGTGGCGCGCAGGCTTGAGTTCAACGCCGTCAGCGAGGCAGAGGAGTTCTCGGTGGCGCTGGCCGACTCGGACTACCTGCCGCGGATACCGCCGCGAGAGACAGAAGTCCTGAGTCTCTTGGCGCGAGGATTCAGCAACCGCGAGATCGCGACACGCATGGTCCTCACCGAAGGCGCTGTCAAAGCACACCTCGGTCGGCTCTGCGCCCGTTTCGCCGTGCGGGACCGGGTCCAGCTGCTCATTCGCGCCACGCAGCTGGGACTCATCGAGCCACAGCTGGAGGACATCGCCCCAGAGGGCGGGGACACTTAGTCACTCGCCGCTCAGCGGCGCAGACCGCCCTGCCAGAGCGCATCGAAAGGCGTGTTCCCGGCGACCCGCTGGCGGATCCCCGCGGTGACGAAAGCCTTCGCTCGGCGCGCCGCCTCCCGCGCGGAGTACCCCTTGGCCAGTTCCGCGGTGATCGCCGCGGCCAGCGAGCAGCCGGCGCCGGAGACCGCATGCTCCCCGATCTTCGGCGCGGACAACACCTCCATGCCTTCGGCATCGACGAACACGTCCACCGCGTCAGACCCGGCGAGCCGGACACCGCCCTTGGCGAGGACAGCTGCCCCGGAGACACGGTGTATCTCGGCGGCGGCGGCCTGCAGATCCTCCAGGGACTCCACCTTCATCCCGGAGAGCTGCTCGGTCTCAAAGTGATTCGGCGTGACGAAGGTGGCCAGGGGCAGCAGCTCGGCCTTGAGCGCGTTGTCTGTGTCCTGGGCGTGGCCCGGTTCCTGTCCCTTGCAGATCAGCACCGGATCCAGCACCAGGTGACGGGGCTTCCGCTCGGCGACGGCGGCGGCCACGGTGGAGATGGTCGCCGGTGAGCCCATCATGCCCAGCTTGACCGCGTCCAGCGCTTCAGGACCGTAGTTGCCGAAGATAGCCTCGAGCTGATCGGAGATCACCTGGGTCTCCACCGGCACGAAGCGGTGATTCCAGTTGTCCTTCGGATTGAAGGACACGATGCAGGTCAGCGCCACCATCCCGAAGGTGCCCAGTTCCTGAAAAGTCTTCAGGTCGGCCTGCGCTCCAGCTCCGCCGGTGGCTTCGGATCCTGCGATGGTCAGAGTCATTGCCGGGCGTGCAGTGGTCTCAGTCATTCTCAGGGTCCTTCGTCTCGAGGGTCTCGGATGTGTCCTGAATCCGGGTCAGCGGCTGGGCCATCCAGCGGCCCAGGCCCAGCAGGATGCCGGCGGGGAACCCGATGAGCGGGATGAGCATCGGCACCAGGCCGCCTGCCCCCGCCACCAGCACCACGGGCCCGTAGAGGAGTCCCACGACCGCGTATCCGAGGATATGGACGGTCGGGCTCGGCTGATGACGGCAGAGCCAGGTGACCAGCAGAGTGCCCGGGATGCCGACGACGACGGCGGCCGCACCGATCAGCGGGATCAGCGGTGCCAGGAATCCATCTTCGTCGAGGCCGGGCATCAGGCCCAGCGACAGGAGCAGTCCGCCCATCACCGCCGTGGGGATCAGCCAGGAGACGATCCACCCCGTGAAGCCGATCCTCAGGACTGGCCGGGGGGCGGCGTGGGCGCGCTTGGGCGGCCTGGTGCGGCGCCTGGTCTTCTCTGGGGCTGGAGTCGTCATCGCCTAGATTCTACCGGCG
Encoded proteins:
- the gcvP gene encoding aminomethyl-transferring glycine dehydrogenase, with product MTATSELLRSSLAPDVTEFSARHIGPTSETAATMLATLGYESLSDLVDAAVPEAIRQPTPLNLPEALTEAETLAALRGYAGRNLPHAQMIGQGFYDTHTPQVILRNVLQNPAWYTAYTPYQPEISQGRLEALLNFQTMVADLTGLDIANASLLDEASAVAEAILLMRRGNKKLATAKIVLDSDIFPQTRAVVTGRAEALGIQIETADIAADGLPAGEICGLVLQQPADSGAVVDHRQVIAEAKERGALVTIAADLLALTLITPPGEQGADIAVGSSQRFGVPLFFGGPHAAFMAVKAGLQRQLPGRLVGVSKDAEGRPGYRLALQTREQHIRREKATSNICTAQALLAVAASMYAVYHGPEGLARIAKRVHRHARTLAQTLRGAGHQLITESFFDTVQVRLDSHAAAEEVIAAAERAGINLRRAGEDIVGISSDETTTPSQLSSVLKAFGVTEPTGVTEAAGAAEVAGEEQSFAFPAELARTSEFMTHPIFHEVRSETQMMRYLRRLSDRDLALDRTMIPLGSCTMKLNAATEMEAISWPEFAGIHPYAPAPQTIGWRELIADLESRLAEVTGYAAVSIQPNAGSQGEYAGLLAIRQYHLAQGDAARDICLIPASAHGTNASSAVLAGLQVVVVATAEDGTIDMADLQAKIGAHPDRIAAIMLTYPSTHGVYEAEVREVCSTVHSAGGQVYIDGANLNALVGLAQPGEFGGDVSHLNLHKTFCIPHGGGGPGVGPVAVAEHLKPFLPSTSVGAAWATGEHEGEGRDGAPVTSTPFGSAGVLPISWAYLAMMGSEGLTSATAHALLSANYIAARLKDHFPILYTGERGLIAHECILDLRELTKASGITAEDVCKRLIDYGFHAPTLAFPVTGTLMVEPTESEDLAEIDRFIEAMIGVRAEIQDIIDEKLTAAQSPLRLAPHPAAVVAGDDWDRAYPRQQAAFPVKNLLQDKYFPPVSRIDGAHGDRNLVCSCPPPEAFELEESTA
- a CDS encoding DUF368 domain-containing protein, with protein sequence MTAEESIHDAPTPPEARRTSIPGNLVRGALIGAVETVPGVSGGTVALVVGIYRQLIDSASHVVSAGRTLITGPDRWAGFRHHLRLVDWKIIIPVMLGMIITVFTVAGPMSTAVETYPVLTRATFFGMVLASIAVPLRMALEDREGPLRMRHILAGILAAAVVFWLVSLPPTSVEPSWYVILPAAAIAVSALLLPGLSGSFLLLTFGLYEPTLRAASEFDLGYLGIFALGLAIGLVAIVKGLKWLLDHHHRITMVVLTGVMIGALRTLWPWQDEGRGLQGPGDELGLVLLLGAAGFAVVLVLVLLDYRLSRRQMR
- a CDS encoding FAD-dependent oxidoreductase: MDEALERDCVIAGGGPAGMVLGLILARAGLRVTVLEKHEDFLRDFRGDTVHPSTLTLLGELGLRERFLALPVTALSTLDGVIEGQRITLVDFGALPSPDDFLVMVPQWDFLNFLAREARRLPTFELRMGTEATGLLHEDEDRQPLEEKAWDVDAAVRGLRATSPSGVLEIRATLTVAADGRDSGLRRAAGLIPEESGVPIDVLWFSLPKPPDPTPPTLGHLSSAGMVLTIDRGDSCQSGLIIKKGEFTQMRRAGLDAFHARLTQAAPVLGPVVGTLTEWRQVKLLTVQMNRLPHWYRPGFIAIGDAAHAMSPMFGVGVNFAIQDAVALANAIVPDLRRGAAPVRTLARVQSRRERPVKVMQRIQGRGHRVIARSTTGRRVLPRPMVALIRLASPALRRVAAHVIGQGLFPEHVHTGSVTPRGGHGEVGGVPETWSKTRLWHNEGN
- the gcvT gene encoding glycine cleavage system aminomethyltransferase GcvT codes for the protein MRETALTAAHAELGASFTDFGGWKMPLKYSSELEEHHAVRRTAGLFDLSHMGEIRIIGPDAATFLNTALVGNLAAVKIGRAKYSLICRQDGGILDDLIAYRIDENEFLLVPNASNRDVVAAALTERAAAGFDVEVWDESEGISLIAVQGPASETIISSVVRANETFLVEELGYYAFTTVTIGGDEILLARTGYTGEDGFELFLPNDKAGALWLALLEAGSDHGLVPCGLACRDSLRLEAGMPLYGNELSTERVSFEAGLPVVSFSKEEDFIGRAALETAKAEGRGKTSGQRLVGLKGLGKRAGRSGYPVLATEGEKAGVTVGAVTSGLPSPTLGHPIAMAYVDIDQTEPGTRLDIDLRGKPQPFEVVPLPFYARER